The sequence GCGGGAGCCGCGGATCATCGCGGCGATCGCGGGCGTGGCGTTCCGCCCGTCGCGCCTCACGCGGGTGGAGAGGACGCCCTCGAGGCGCAGCCCCGAAAAGACGGTCCCGACGACCTGCACGTCGCCGCGGTGGTCGCGGGCGAACGGCGCGTCGTCGACCCCGATGACGTGCGAGAAGCGTGGAGCGCGGGCCGGCACACGCGGAGCTTAACGTGCTGCCGCCTTTGCCGGGCCAGGCGGTCGTGCTGTACTGCTAGGATGCGACCTTCCAGGCACCTCTCGCTGAGCCTTCTGCTCGCCCTCGGCCTCGCCTCGTCGCTCGCCCTCGGGCAGGGCGCCACCGCGCAGCCGGCCCCGAAGGCCGCCGCGGCGCCGGAGAAGGCCGCCGCCCCGCAGAAGCCGGCGGTCAACAAGCCGCGCGGCGGCAGCGCCGGCGCGCCGAAGCGCCCCGGGCGCGCGCGCAAGCCCAAGAAAGACGCGCAGGCGAGCCTCGCCGGGCGGCCGGTCGCCACCTTCCCCGGCTTCCGCATGCTCCCGGCCGGCGGCTCGCGCGTGTTCGTGCAGATCCACGGCGGCAAGGTCGACGTCGCCGAGTCGAAGGCCGCCGGGCGCCTCGTCTACCGGCTGAAGGGCGCAGGGGCGATCCAGACGAACCGCTTCCCGCTCGTGACGTCGTTCTTCGCGACCCCGGTGACCCAGGTGCAGCTCGTCGGCCAGGGCAACGATCTCGACATGGTGATCGACCTGCGCACCCAGACCGACGCGGCCTACCGCGTGCTCGAGACCGATCAAGGGATGGTGCTCCAGGTCGACTTCCCCCCGTCCGTCCCCGAGCAGCGCGCCGCGGCGCCGGCCGAGGGAGCGCGCAAGCGCTCGGAGCGCCGCACGATCTCGCAGGAGCCCGGGAGCGACGAGAGCTCGGATCTCTAGCGTTCCGGCTGGCCGCGGCCGGGGTCCGGGCCGAGGCCGAGCTCACCGCCAGAGGGGGACTAGATGGCGACGGCCTCCCGCCGGGCCTTCTCCCCGGGCGGGCCTGCGTCCGCCGCCGAGGCCGGCTCGCCCATCGCCGCCGCGGCGAACGTGACGAGGACCATCCACAGGAGATCGGCGAGCAGCAGGTGGACGAGCTGCATCCACACCGGCGCGAGCAACAAGAGGTTGAGGAGCCCCGCGCCGATCTGCAGCAGCACGAGCGCTCCGGTCGCCGCCGAGAGCCGCGCGACCTCGGGCGAGGGGCGCCGGGCAGCGACGGCGCCGCGGGCGAAGAGGAGGTAGACGCCCACGGCCGCCGCCACGGTCGGGTGCAGCACGCGCAGCTGCAGCAGGAAATGCGCCGCGGGCGAGAAATCCTGCGCCAGCCCCTCGCGGAGCGAGCCCGCGGCGAAGAGCGTGTCCCCGAGCGCGGCGATGGCCCCGGTCACACCCACGGCGAGGACGCCTGCGAGCCCGGCGCCGAGCAGCGCGCCCGTCACCCCCTGGCCGCGCAAGCGCACGCGCCGGCCCCCGCGCGCCCAGTAGAGGGTGCAGGTCATGGCGGCCACCAGCAGGAACGTGTTGATGAGGTGCACGGCCATCCAGAGCGCGCGCGCCGCGGACGCGTCGTGCGCGACGTACTCGAGCAGGACGATCCCGGCGCCGACCGCCGCCTCGGTGATCATGAACAGCATCGACGCGGCCGCGCCGCCGCGCACCGGGTGGCCCGACGGATAAGCGACGAAGGCCCAGACGAGCTGCTGCGCGACGAGCAGGAACGCGATGCCCGAGGTGGCGCGGTGCGTGAACTCGATGAAGGTCGCCGCGCTCGGAGAGCGCGGGATGACGTCGCCGTTGCACGTCGGCCAGTGGCTGCCGCAGCCGGCCCCCGAGCCGGTCGCGCGCACGAACGCGCCCCACAGGATCACGCCGAGCGTGAAGGCCAGCGCGAGCGCCGCGAGCTTCCAGAACCGCGCCTGAGTCATGCCGGGTCCTTACCGCGAAACCAGCGCGACGGCAGCCCGCGCGAGATCGGCGATGCACGGGGAACCTGCCCGAGCAACTCCTGCGATCGGCGGCCCCACCGCGCGCGATCGCGCGCGATCGCGCGCGACCGACGGCGAGGCGGCGTCCACCGCAGCGCGATCTCGTTGCGCCCGGCCCCGGCTGAAGGGAGGATGTGCCGGTGCCGAACAGCGACGAACTCCGAAGCGCTCCGCTCTCCGCGCCGATCGAGCTCCCGAGCGGTCGACCGGCCAGGATCGTCGTCGCGGACGACGACCGCCTCGCGCGCCAGATGCTGGCGAGCATCCTTCAGAAGGCGGGCTTCCAGGTCGAGGCGGTCGACGACGGTCAGGAGGCGATCGAGCTGATCGGGCGGGGAGGGGTCGATCTCGTGCTCCTCGACATCGTGATGCCTCGGCTCACCGGCCTCGAGGCGTGCAGGCTGCTCAAGAGCATGACCTCGGAGTCGTTCCTCCCCGTCGTGCTGGTCACCGTGAAGAGCGACACGGCGAACCGGGTCGAGGGGCTCAAGATCGGCGCCGACGACTACGTCTGCAAGCCGTTCGAGGAGGAGGAGCTCCTCGCGCGGGTCGGGGCGATGCTCCGGATCAAGCGGCTGCACGACCAGGTCGCGGCGCAGCGCGCCTACCTGGAGCAGCTCTCCATCCACGACGAGATGACGGGGCTCTACAACTACCGTTACCTCTTCACGCGCCTCAACGAGGAGTTCAAGCGCGCGGAGCGCTACCACGAGCCGTTCGCCTGCGTGCTCGTCGACATCGATCGGCTGAAGGCGATGAACGAGACCGGGGGGCGCACGCTCGGCGACGCCGTGATCCGGCGCGTGGCCGACGGGATCCGCCGCTCCGTCCGGGAGGTGGACGTGGTCGCGCGCTACGGCGGCGAGGAGTTCCTCATCGTCCTGCCGAGCACCCACTTCGCCGGGTCGCTGACGGTGGCCGAGCGGATCTGGCGCGAGGCCTCCGGCAACCCGGTCGAGTTCGGCGGAGAGGCGAGGCCGTGCAGCGTCTCGATCGGCGTCTCGCTCTACCCCTCGCGCGACGTCCGCTCCAAGGACGCGCTGATCCGCGCCGCGGAGAGCGCGCTCAACCAGGCGAAGCGCGAGGGCGGCAACCGGATCTGCGTCTTCCAGCAGCACGGCCACATCTACACGCCGACGGCGAGCGGCGAGCCGCAGTCCTCACCCCCGCCGGGGAAGCTCCGGCGCTCGAGCGATCCGGCCTTCGCCGCGACGCACGTGGCCACGGAGGAGCCGAGGGAGCCGCAGACGCGCCGGGGCACCGACCTCCCGCCCTTCCCGTCACGCAAGCCGCTCTAGCCCCGCTCGCCGCTCCGCCTCGTGAACGCCGCAGATCGCGCCCGTATCCTCCTCGTCGACGACGAGCCCGCCCTGCGCCGCGGCCTGGCGCGCGCGCTCGTGCGCGATTTCGACGTCCTCACCGCCGAGGACGGCCCCGCGGCGCTCGGGCTGCTCGCGACGACCCGCGTCGAGGCGGTGCTGCTCGACCTCGCCATGCCGCGCATGAGCGGCGCCGAGGTGCTCGATCGGATCAGGGCCGCGTACCCCGACGTCGAGGTCGTGGTGATGGCCGGCCACGCCGACCTCGACGCCGCGATCGCGGCCGTTCGCGCCGGCGCGTACGGGTTCGTGACGAAGCCCGTCGACGCGGAGGCCGCGGTCGCGATCACGATCGAGCGCGCGATCGAGCGCCGTCGGCTCGAGCGCCGCGCGCGGGCCCTCGAGGAGCGGGTCGACGAGCACGAGCAGCTCGGCGAGGTGATCACGAGCTCCGCCGCGATGCAGGACGCCTACAGGAAGGCGCTCGGCGTGGCGGCCGTCGCCGCGCCCCTCCTGCTGGTGGGCGAGCGCGGGACGGGCAAGGAGCTCGTCGCGCGCGCCGTCCACCGGCGCGGCCCGCGCGCCGCGCGGCCGTTCGTCGCCGTCGACTGCAGCGCGCTGCCGCCGTCGCGGGCCGAGGACGAGCTCTTCGGCGAAGGCGGCGACGCCTCGCTGGACGGCCGCGCCCGCGGGGGCCTGATCGAGGCGGCGGACAAGGGCACGCTCTTCCTCGACGAGGTCTCGGCGCTGCCGCTCGCGGCCCAGGCCAGGCTGCTCCGGGTCCTCACGCACGGCGAGATCGCGAGGGCGGGGGGCGAGCCGCGCCGCGTGGACGTGCGCGTGATCGCGTCGACGTGCGAAGGCCTCCGCGAGCTCGCCTCTTCCGGCCAGCTCCGGGAGGATCTCGCGTACCGCCTCGGCGTCATCGTCGTCGAGCTGCCGCCGCTCCGGCGGCGCAGGGAGGACGTCGCGCTGCTCGCGAGCCACTTCCTGAACCGGTGCGCGCGCAGGCACGGGCGCGACGTCAAGCGGATCGGCCCCGAGGCGGCGCGCCTGCTCCGCGAGCACGCGTGGCCGGGCAACGCGCGCGAGCTCGAGAGCGCCATCGAGCACGCCGTGATCTCCGCGCGCGGCGAGGCGATCCTGCCCGCGGATCTGCCGCCCTCGGTGTCGGGGCGCTCCGGGCCGTCGCTTCGCCCTCCGAGGGACGCGCTCGTCCTGCCGGCCGAGCTCTGCGATCTCCCCTACGCGGAGGCCAAGGAGCGCGCCGTCGATGCGTTCGATCAGATCTACGTCGGGCGCCTGCTGGAGCGCACGGGCAACAACCTCAGCGAGGCGGCGCGGCAGGCGGGGATGGATCGCTCGAACTTCCGGAGGCTGAAGAAAAAGGTCGCCTCGCGCGGAGACGAGGCCGCGCAGGGGGAGACCGACGGGGCGGCGCCGGGCAAGGGCGGCGCGGGCTGACGCGCGGACACGTCGGCGCACGTCGGGCGCGCACGTCGCAGAAGCGCGCGGCCGGCTCGTGCTACGTTGCGCCGAAAATGGCCCGACGCGCTGCACGAGCTGCCGTTGCTGCCGCCGCCGTTTCCCTCGCGGTCCGGCTGGCGCCGCTTTCTGCTGCCGCCGCCGACGCCGGCGGGGCTCCCGGGCGGCGGGCGGCGGTGGTCCACGATCTCCCGGGCGTCCTCGCGCTCGCCGACCGCAATCACCCGAACGTCGCCGTCGCCCGCGCGAAGCTCGACCAGGTCCGCGCGCAGCTCGACGAGGCCCGGTTCGCCCCGTTCTCGCAGTTCAAGCTGACAGGCGGCGTCGCGCTCGCGCCGACCGTCCGCGGGAACAACGTCTTCAGCCCGAACACCGACGTCTCGCTCACCTCGAGCCTCGGGGTCGGCTGGCGCGTGAACATCGACGGCGTCATCCCGCTCTGGACGTTCGGGAAGATCACGAACCTCTGGGACGCCGCCGAGGCGAACGTCCGGGTGAACCAGGCGAGCGTCGAGAAGGAGCGGGACGCGGTGCGGCTCGACGTCCGCAAGGCCTACTTCGGCCTCCAGCTGGCGCGCGACTCGCGCAGCCTGCTCGTGGACGTGAGGGCCGAGATGGACAAGGCGCTCCGGCGCTTGGAGGAGCAGGTCGAGCGCGAGGAGGGCGATCCCATCGAGCTGCTCAAGCTGCAGACCTTCGGGGCCGAGCTCGAGGCGCGCGGGGCCGAGGCCGACAAATACATCTCGGTCGCGCTGGCGGGGCTGCGCTTCTACACGGGCGTCGCGGATCTCGACATCCCCGACCTCCCGATCCGCCCGCCGAAGCACCGGCTCGGCCACGTCACCCGTTACCTGACCGCGGCGCGCCTGTACCGACCGGAGCTCGCGCAGGCGCGCGCGGGCTTCGACGCGAGGTCCGCGCAGGTGCGGCTCGCGCGCGCGCAGCTGTTCCCCGACATCGGCATCGCCGTGCAGGTCGGGGTGAGCGCCGCCCCGGAGGTCGCGGATCAGCTGAACCCGTTCACCAACGACCCCGGCAACTTCTTCCACTACAGCGCGGCGCTCGCGCTGCAGTGGAAGCTCGACCTCTTGCCGCAAGCGGCGCGCATCCGCGCCGCCGAGGCGCAGCTCGAGGAGATGGCGGCGACGCAGCGCTTCGCCATGGGCGGGGTCGCGACCGAGGTCGAGACCGCCTATGCCGAGGTCGTGGAGGCCCAGAAGCGGCTCGACGCCTACAGCAAGGCGACCAAGTACGGGAAGCGCTGGCTCGTGATGGTGCAGCAAGGAATCGACGTCGGGACCATGACGGACAAGGATCTCATCGATCCAGCCAAGGCATATGCCACGAACCGATTTAACCAGCTGAACGCGACGATGGATCTCGACATGGCGATGTCGCGGCTCGCGAAGGCGACCGGCTGGGACGCCATCGCGCCGGACGGCACCTGAGCGAGGGGGGCGGCCGCGCTGAGGCACGCGCTGCGTCGCTCGGCTCCGCGTCACCCCGGCTTGAACGCGACCGTCCTTGGCAGTACGGTGCGCGGACAGCATGGGAGCCAACGTCAACGTCGAGCGGGCGCCGCACAAGGTGGCTTTGGCAGCGAGCGGTGATGCGGCGCGGCGCGCGGCGAGCGGGGCCTCCGCGGGCGCCAGCATCGCGTTTTACGTCCTGCTCGCGGCGTCGGCCCTCGCCATCATCGGCACTCTCCACTTCGTGGCGTACGTCGTGCCGACCGAGGCCACGATGGGGATCGTGCAGAAGATCTTCTACTTCCACGCCCCCGCCGGGTACGCGATGTACATCGGCGCGACCGTCTGCTTCATCGGCTCCGCCGGCTACCTCGCGCGCGGCACCCAGCGCTGGGATTCGCTGGCGAAGGCCGGCGCCGAGGTCGCCGTGGCGATGGGGCTGATCGTCCTCGTCACCGGTCCGCTGTGGGCCGCCAAGGCGTGGGGCGTGTACTGGACGTGGGATCCGCGCCTCACGACGTCGCTGCTCAGCGTGCTTATCTACATCGCTTACGTCGTGCTCCGCGCCTTCACCGGCGACAGCGACGCCGAGCGCAAGTTCGCGGCGGCCCTGGGCGTCCTCGGCGCGGCCAACCTGCCGATCATCCATTATTCGGTGAAGATGTGGGGCGGTAACCACCCCACGGTCATCACGGGCAAAGGCGGCGGCCTCGGGCACCCCGACATGAAGATGGCGCTCGGCTTCGGCTTCCTCTCGTTCACCCTGCTCACCCTCGCGCTCGTGTGGGCGCGCTACCGCGTCGATCTCGCGTCCGCGCGGCTCGCGGAGATCGAGCAAGAGGCCCTCGAAGCCGGCATCGGAGAGGACTGACAACGTGAATTCCCATCATTCCTTGTTCTCCCATGCGGCGTTGCAGCAGCCGACGGGCACCACGTCGGACGACCGGTCGCAGGCGTTCCGCCCCGTCCAGGGGGGGAACGACATGCAGAGCGGAGAGAAGCTGCTGGTCGAGGCGTACGCCGCGATCTGGCTCATCCTCTTCGCGCTGGTCTTCCTCTCCTGGCGCCGGCAGAAGCAGATCGACCGGCGCATCGACGCGCTGGAGGCCGCCGTGCAGAAGGCGCGGTCTGGAGCAGGCCAGGGGGCGAGCTGATGCCGAACCTGGGGGAGATGACCCCGCAGCACGCGCTCTACATCCCCGTGGTGCTGATGCTCGGGCTGATCGTCGGCTACATCCTGGGCAGCCGCGCCGTGCGGGCCGAGCTAGAGCGACGTAAGCGCAGAATGAAGCAGTGACGGGGGCGCAGGCCCCTCGTCCCGCGTAGCTGGCGGGCTCGGTGAGCGCCGTCCCCGCCCCACGAGCCGGAGGTCACAAGGTGGTCGATTTCTCTGTGAGCGAAGAGCACAAGGCTCTCATCGATACGGCGCGTCGCTTCACGAAGGAGCGCATCCTCCCGATCGCGGCCGAGTGCGATCAGAAATCGTACTTCCCGATGGATGTCTTCGTGGAGGGCTGGAACATCGGGCTCGTCAACCCGACCTGCCCGGCCGAGTACGGCGGCCCGGGGATGGGCGAGCTCGAGAACGCCCTCCTCGCCGAGGAGCTCTCGTACGGGTTGTACCGGGATCCAGACGAGCTTCCTCGCGAACGGCCTCGCGCTCACCCCCATCAAGCTCGCCGGCAGCGAGGAGCAGAAGAAGAAGTACCTCGGCATGCTCACCGCCGAGCCGATCATGGCGAGCTACTGCACGAGCGAGCCGGACGCGGGCAGCGACGTCGCGGGCCTCAAGACCCGCTTCACGAAGCACGGGGACGACTACGTGCTGAACGGGCAGAAGTGCTGGATCACGAACGCGAGCTACGCGCGCTACTACGTGATCTTCGCGACGTCGAACCCGGAGCTGCGGCACAAGGGGATCGCGGCGTTCATCGTCGACCGCGACACGCCCGGCGTGCGCGTCGGCAAGAAGGAGGACAAGCTCGGCCAGCGCGCGAGCGACACCGCCCAGGTGTTCCTCGACGATGTGAAGGTGCCGAAGGCGAACCTGCTCGCGCCCGAGGGGCAGGGCTTCAAGCTCGCCATGGAGACCTTCAACCAGACCCGCCCGGACATCGGCGCGGCCGCGACCGGCCTGATGCGGCGCTGCGTCGACGAGTGCGTGGCCTACGCCAAGGAGCGCAAGACCTTCGGCCAGCCGA is a genomic window of Sorangium aterium containing:
- a CDS encoding AMIN domain-containing protein produces the protein MRPSRHLSLSLLLALGLASSLALGQGATAQPAPKAAAAPEKAAAPQKPAVNKPRGGSAGAPKRPGRARKPKKDAQASLAGRPVATFPGFRMLPAGGSRVFVQIHGGKVDVAESKAAGRLVYRLKGAGAIQTNRFPLVTSFFATPVTQVQLVGQGNDLDMVIDLRTQTDAAYRVLETDQGMVLQVDFPPSVPEQRAAAPAEGARKRSERRTISQEPGSDESSDL
- a CDS encoding COX15/CtaA family protein, with product MTQARFWKLAALALAFTLGVILWGAFVRATGSGAGCGSHWPTCNGDVIPRSPSAATFIEFTHRATSGIAFLLVAQQLVWAFVAYPSGHPVRGGAAASMLFMITEAAVGAGIVLLEYVAHDASAARALWMAVHLINTFLLVAAMTCTLYWARGGRRVRLRGQGVTGALLGAGLAGVLAVGVTGAIAALGDTLFAAGSLREGLAQDFSPAAHFLLQLRVLHPTVAAAVGVYLLFARGAVAARRPSPEVARLSAATGALVLLQIGAGLLNLLLLAPVWMQLVHLLLADLLWMVLVTFAAAAMGEPASAADAGPPGEKARREAVAI
- a CDS encoding diguanylate cyclase yields the protein MPNSDELRSAPLSAPIELPSGRPARIVVADDDRLARQMLASILQKAGFQVEAVDDGQEAIELIGRGGVDLVLLDIVMPRLTGLEACRLLKSMTSESFLPVVLVTVKSDTANRVEGLKIGADDYVCKPFEEEELLARVGAMLRIKRLHDQVAAQRAYLEQLSIHDEMTGLYNYRYLFTRLNEEFKRAERYHEPFACVLVDIDRLKAMNETGGRTLGDAVIRRVADGIRRSVREVDVVARYGGEEFLIVLPSTHFAGSLTVAERIWREASGNPVEFGGEARPCSVSIGVSLYPSRDVRSKDALIRAAESALNQAKREGGNRICVFQQHGHIYTPTASGEPQSSPPPGKLRRSSDPAFAATHVATEEPREPQTRRGTDLPPFPSRKPL
- a CDS encoding sigma-54-dependent transcriptional regulator — translated: MNAADRARILLVDDEPALRRGLARALVRDFDVLTAEDGPAALGLLATTRVEAVLLDLAMPRMSGAEVLDRIRAAYPDVEVVVMAGHADLDAAIAAVRAGAYGFVTKPVDAEAAVAITIERAIERRRLERRARALEERVDEHEQLGEVITSSAAMQDAYRKALGVAAVAAPLLLVGERGTGKELVARAVHRRGPRAARPFVAVDCSALPPSRAEDELFGEGGDASLDGRARGGLIEAADKGTLFLDEVSALPLAAQARLLRVLTHGEIARAGGEPRRVDVRVIASTCEGLRELASSGQLREDLAYRLGVIVVELPPLRRRREDVALLASHFLNRCARRHGRDVKRIGPEAARLLREHAWPGNARELESAIEHAVISARGEAILPADLPPSVSGRSGPSLRPPRDALVLPAELCDLPYAEAKERAVDAFDQIYVGRLLERTGNNLSEAARQAGMDRSNFRRLKKKVASRGDEAAQGETDGAAPGKGGAG
- a CDS encoding TolC family protein, whose product is MVHDLPGVLALADRNHPNVAVARAKLDQVRAQLDEARFAPFSQFKLTGGVALAPTVRGNNVFSPNTDVSLTSSLGVGWRVNIDGVIPLWTFGKITNLWDAAEANVRVNQASVEKERDAVRLDVRKAYFGLQLARDSRSLLVDVRAEMDKALRRLEEQVEREEGDPIELLKLQTFGAELEARGAEADKYISVALAGLRFYTGVADLDIPDLPIRPPKHRLGHVTRYLTAARLYRPELAQARAGFDARSAQVRLARAQLFPDIGIAVQVGVSAAPEVADQLNPFTNDPGNFFHYSAALALQWKLDLLPQAARIRAAEAQLEEMAATQRFAMGGVATEVETAYAEVVEAQKRLDAYSKATKYGKRWLVMVQQGIDVGTMTDKDLIDPAKAYATNRFNQLNATMDLDMAMSRLAKATGWDAIAPDGT
- a CDS encoding cytochrome c biogenesis protein, encoding MGANVNVERAPHKVALAASGDAARRAASGASAGASIAFYVLLAASALAIIGTLHFVAYVVPTEATMGIVQKIFYFHAPAGYAMYIGATVCFIGSAGYLARGTQRWDSLAKAGAEVAVAMGLIVLVTGPLWAAKAWGVYWTWDPRLTTSLLSVLIYIAYVVLRAFTGDSDAERKFAAALGVLGAANLPIIHYSVKMWGGNHPTVITGKGGGLGHPDMKMALGFGFLSFTLLTLALVWARYRVDLASARLAEIEQEALEAGIGED
- a CDS encoding CcmD family protein; protein product: MNSHHSLFSHAALQQPTGTTSDDRSQAFRPVQGGNDMQSGEKLLVEAYAAIWLILFALVFLSWRRQKQIDRRIDALEAAVQKARSGAGQGAS
- a CDS encoding acyl-CoA dehydrogenase family protein, which gives rise to MLTAEPIMASYCTSEPDAGSDVAGLKTRFTKHGDDYVLNGQKCWITNASYARYYVIFATSNPELRHKGIAAFIVDRDTPGVRVGKKEDKLGQRASDTAQVFLDDVKVPKANLLAPEGQGFKLAMETFNQTRPDIGAAATGLMRRCVDECVAYAKERKTFGQPIGNHQLIQWMLAEMAIRVEGTRLLYQKAAWNLDHGVRDPIVSSFAKAYGADSAMQTAVDAVQVFGGNGYVKEYPVEKMMRDAKVLQIYEGTSQIQRLVIARQLLA